TCCGGCGTGGATATGCCGAGCTACGGCGGCGTGGTGGCGAACTCCTATCTGCCATCCAACTGGATCTCCGCGCTGGGGTTATATGCCTGGGCGCAGGTGGATGAGTCCTCGGATAATAAATCGTTGATGAACCCGGCGAAGAAGTTCACCTATCAGGCGCCATCGGATATCGATGATACCTATGTGGTCTTCATTATTGGCGAAACCACGCGCTGGGATCATATGGGTATGCTGGGCTATGAGCGGGATACCACACCGAAGCTGGCGCAGGAGAAAAACCTCGTCGCCTTCCGCGGTACGTCCTGTGATACGGCCACCAAGCTCTCGTTGCGCTGCATGTTCGTGCGTGAGGGCGGCGCGAGCGATAACCCGCAGCGGACGCTGAAAGAGCAGAACGTCTTCTCTGTATTGCACCAGCTGGGCTTTAGCTCCGATCTCTACGCCATGCAGAGCGAGATGTGGTTCTACAGCAACACCATGGCCAGCAACATTGCCTACCGCGAGCAGATTGGCGCCGAGCCGCGTAACCGCGGTAAGAGCGTGGACGACATGCTGCTGATCGACGAGATGCAACGCTCCCTGCAGGGGCATGAGCAAGGTAAGCACTTGATCATCCTGCATACCAAAGGGTCGCACTTTAACTACACCCAGCGTTATCCGCGCAGCTTTGCCAAATGGACGCCGGAGTGTAAGGGCGTGGATAAAGACTGCAGCAAAGCGCAGCTCATTAACTCCTACGACAACTCGGTGACCTACGTGGATCACTTTATCGACAGCGTGATTGACCAGGTGCGCGATAAGAAGGCGATTGTTTTCTACGCCGCCGACCACGGTGAGTCGATTAACGAGAAAGAGCATCTGCACGGCACGCCGCGCAAGATGGCTCCGCCGGAGCAGTTCCGCGTCCCGATGATGGTGTGGATGTCCGACAAGTACCTGGAGAACCCGGACAAAGCCAAAATGTTCGCTCATCTTAAAGAGCAGGCGGAAATGAAAGTGCCGCATCGTCATGTGGAGCTGTACGACACGATCCTCGGTTGCCTCGGTTATACCTCGCCAGACGGCGGGATTAACGAGAATAACAACTGGTGTAAAGTGCCGGACGGCGCAGCGAAAGCCGCAAAGTAACAGGCCTGGCGACTTTATAGCCGATCGAAAGGCTTTTGCAAAATAAGGGATTGACGGAGGCAGAGCGTAGCAGTAAGATGCGCTCCGCATTCGGCGAGTAGCGCAGCTTGGTAGCGCAACTGGTTTGGGACCAGTGGGTCGGAGGTTCGAATCCTCTCTCGCCGACCACATTTGAAAACCCCGCTCTTTGAGCGGGGTTTTTGCATTTATCGCCCGCAGAACTTTGTCGCATTAACGTGTTATCTTTCCAGACTTATTAAAATAGGGTCTACCTGTCGTTCCCCCTGCCTGTTAACGTTTTTGTGACATATTCCATTGTATTTTTTTATATATGGAATGATCTTTTTTCGCGTTGCTTATGGATAACCTCAGCATTTTCCCCTGTGCGTTTTAACGTTCATGGCATTTAGTGCGCAGATAATCGCCATTCCGTAAGAAAATTTACCCCGGTTGAATAAATGTTAATCACTGGTTGTAGCAGAATGAGTAGAGAGTTGTGCTGCATCATGGCGGGTAGCATAAATTTCCCTGCTGAAAATACGCCCCGGTAGTTTTTTTAATCTTTGTTTGCCAATTCTCACACTTAGCGTAAATCCCCGTCACCTGTATTGACGTTTTCACATTCTGTTGACAGATTGTAGGGCACGAGGGGCATTTCAGGGAGGATCTGCGCTGCAACTCAGTCGCTCTTCTGAAAGGAATCTCCATCCCTTATAACGCCTCAGGGCAACACCGACCGGACCGGGTAAAAAATAAATAAAGGTCAGGCGGCGTAACACAACAAAGCAAAACATCACATTGGAGCAGAATAACAATGAGTATTTCCTTGAAGAAGTCAGGGATGCTGAAGCTTGGTCTGAGCCTGGTGGCCATGACCGTCGCAGCAGGCGTACAGGCAAAAACCCTGGTCTACTGTTCTGAAGGCTCGCCGGAAGGCTTTAACCCACAGCTCTTTACCTCTGGTACCACGTACGACGCCAGCTC
This genomic stretch from Leclercia sp. AS011 harbors:
- the eptB gene encoding kdo(2)-lipid A phosphoethanolamine 7''-transferase, which gives rise to MKYIKAMTQQKLSFLLALYIGLFMNGAVFFRRFDGYAQDFTAWKGVAAVVELVGTVLVTFFLLRLLSLFGRRIWRVLATLVVLCSAGASYYMTFMNVVIGYGIIASVMTTDIDLSKEVVGLHFILWLVCVSILPLLLIWNNRCRYTLLRQVRTPGLRIRSVALVMLAGLMVWGPIRLLEVKQKSDERTSGVDMPSYGGVVANSYLPSNWISALGLYAWAQVDESSDNKSLMNPAKKFTYQAPSDIDDTYVVFIIGETTRWDHMGMLGYERDTTPKLAQEKNLVAFRGTSCDTATKLSLRCMFVREGGASDNPQRTLKEQNVFSVLHQLGFSSDLYAMQSEMWFYSNTMASNIAYREQIGAEPRNRGKSVDDMLLIDEMQRSLQGHEQGKHLIILHTKGSHFNYTQRYPRSFAKWTPECKGVDKDCSKAQLINSYDNSVTYVDHFIDSVIDQVRDKKAIVFYAADHGESINEKEHLHGTPRKMAPPEQFRVPMMVWMSDKYLENPDKAKMFAHLKEQAEMKVPHRHVELYDTILGCLGYTSPDGGINENNNWCKVPDGAAKAAK